One Brassica oleracea var. oleracea cultivar TO1000 chromosome C7, BOL, whole genome shotgun sequence genomic window carries:
- the LOC106301941 gene encoding alpha-glucan water dikinase 2 isoform X2, giving the protein MHRFNIATELTEHCIDEGEGGCIGIMVWMKFMAARHLTWNKNYNVKPREISEALERFTNLMEKIYLQQPYKREIVRLTMALVGRGGQGDVGQRIRDEILVIQRNNHCKSGMMEEWHQKLHNNSSADDVIICEVL; this is encoded by the exons ATGCACAG GTTCAACATCGCAACAGAGTTGACTGAGCATTGTATAGATGAAGGAGAAGGTGGATGTATTGGTATAATGGTATGGATGAAATTCATGGCCGCTAGGCATCTCACCTGGAACAAGAACTATAACGTGAAACCTCG GGAAATTAGTGAAGCGCTAGAACGATTCACCAATTTGATGGAGAAAATATATCTGCAGCAACCATATAAGAGAGAAATTGTGAGACTAACTATGGCACTTGTGGGTCGTGGAGGTCAAGGCGACGTTGGGCAGAGAATCCGTGATGAAATTCTTGTTATTCAG AGAAATAATCACTGCAAATCCGGAATGATGGAAGAGTGGCACCAAAAGCTGCACAACAACAGTAGTGCAGATGATGTGATCATTTGCGAG GTTCTTTAG
- the LOC106301941 gene encoding TMV resistance protein N isoform X1 yields MNSDPKMKHDVFLSFRVKDTRDNFVSHLCGCLRRKRIKTYLFDELPYEERYEESLKAIEVSRVSVIVFSENFGDSKYCLDEVVAILKCKKRFGQIVIPVLYHVDHVDIENQTGSFGEAFAKRQDKAEQIKEWKDGFTEAINLPGWSTSHLRDEEMLVNEIALDIERKLLRASRTKVIIEWSLVITNLMLEIPSCVFDQISATQKPLYTLAAMSMSFLSCLLCLVDLFHKGRVERVVWRWSLPVPWFHYPTQRSNRFGSFPDIVGLVCALCQTILTAVNYSSITHNDDSPIKFSVWPIMFALGLLCTLLIKRAS; encoded by the exons ATGAATTCAGATCCTAAAATGAAACATGATGTGTTCTTAAGTTTCAGGGTCAAAGACACTCGTGACAACTTCGTTAGCCATCTATGCGGCTGTCTACGTAGAAAACGGATCAAAACCTACTTGTTTGACGAACTACCATACGAAGAGAGATATGAAGAGTCGTTAAAGGCAATCGAAGTATCAAGAGTTTCAGTGATTGTGTTCTCGGAAAACTTTGGGGATTCGAAGTATTGTTTAGATGAAGTTGTAGCTATCTTGAAATGCAAAAAGAGGTTCGGTCAGATTGTGATACCTGTCCTTTACCATGTTGATCATGTGGACATTGAAAATCAGACAGGAAGCTTTGGAGAAGCTTTTGCGAAGCGACAGGATAAAGCCGAGCAGATTAAAGAATGGAAAGATGGTTTTACAGAAGCCATTAATCTCCCCGGATGGTCTACTTCCCACTTGAG GGATGAGGAGATGTTGGTGAATGAAATAGCTCTTGACATCGAGAGAAAACTTCTAAGAGCGTCAAGAACAAAG GTCATAATTGAATGGTCTCTAGTCATCACCAACCTCATGTTGGAAATACCTTCATGTGTCTTCGACCAGATCTCTGCTACTCAAAAACCTTTGTATACGTTGGCTGCAATGTCAATGTCATTTTTATCTTGTCTACTTTGCCTTGTAGATCTCTTTCATAAAGGTCGAGTTGAGAGAGTTGTGTGGAGGTGGAGTTTGCCCGTTCCTTGGTTTCACTATCCAACTCAAAGATCAAACAGGTTTGGTAGCTTTCCAGATATTGTTGGGTTGGTTTGCGCCTTGTGTCAAACCATTCTCACAGCCGTTAACTATTCATCCATCACACATAATGATGATTCACCCATTAAGTTCTCGGTTTGGCCAATCATGTTTGCTCTTGGTTTACTTTGCACTTTGCTTATCAAAAGAGCCAGCTAG
- the LOC106302995 gene encoding uncharacterized protein LOC106302995 — translation MDYLFWRLPKEPNLNYFPWILWYIWKNRNAKVFKNQTSTPFDILRTAEIEGVLWAESQTDESINRASLHIANNPFPHGVNKCYIDGAWKEHDLYTGQGWVYRKDGSTDTMMGVMSIRRSLSPLHAECGFDMGDRVHEDPTNLRGGDCN, via the coding sequence ATGGACTATCTCTTCTGGCGGTTACCCAAGGAACCGAATTTGAATTATTTTCCATGGATATTGTGGTATATTTGGAAGAATCGAAACGCTAAAGTTTTTAAGAATCAGACAAGTACCCCTTTTGATATTCTCCGGACTGCGGAGATAGAAGGTGTTTTGTGGGCAGAATCTCAGACTGACGAGTCTATAAATCGTGCATCTCTACATATTGCAAATAACCCTTTTCCACATGGCGTCAACAAGTGCTATATTGATGGAGCATGGAAGGAACATGATCTTTACACGGGGCAAGGATGGGTCTACAGAAAAGATGGATCAACTGATACTATGATGGGTGTTATGTCTATTCGCAGGAGTCTATCACCTTTACATGCAGAATGTGGCTTTGATATGGGCGATAGAGTGCATGAAGACCCTACAAATCTCAGAGGTGGTGATTGCAACTGA